The following are encoded in a window of Chitinophagaceae bacterium genomic DNA:
- a CDS encoding transcriptional repressor translates to MDQLLDILKRNQLSVTDGRKKILELFLKSEGALAHADIEKDTDASFDRVTVYRTLQTFVEKGIIHNIPTTDNSILYALCKDNCEAGHHHDDHVHFICDVCDKTICLDHVTIPEVKLPKGFKQRQTDVVISGTCDACK, encoded by the coding sequence ATGGACCAGTTATTGGACATATTAAAAAGAAACCAGCTCAGCGTGACGGACGGCCGCAAAAAAATCCTGGAACTTTTTTTAAAAAGCGAAGGGGCGCTTGCCCATGCCGATATAGAGAAAGATACCGATGCTTCCTTTGACCGGGTCACTGTTTACCGTACCCTGCAGACCTTTGTGGAGAAAGGCATCATTCATAACATACCTACTACCGACAACTCCATACTATACGCCCTGTGTAAGGATAATTGCGAAGCAGGTCACCATCACGATGACCATGTACATTTCATTTGTGATGTTTGCGACAAGACCATTTGCCTGGATCATGTAACTATACCGGAAGTAAAACTGCCCAAAGGGTTTAAACAACGGCAGACAGATGTGGTGATCAGCGGTACCTGTGATGCGTGCAAATAA
- a CDS encoding SCO family protein, with product MSKKWLIYVTFFVLLLGGFYLALFRDYDFSKSNLVVRNSNVGDFSFVNQDGKTISQRETEEKVYVAEYFFTTCKGICPKMNANMRRVYDAFKDEPGFMILSHTCMPETDSVPLLKAYEEKMINGKLVKKEDGSYKIEYEPAAGHPQGAVSKVQTTNLNWHFVTGDKTALYRMARQAYGIDNGKPDSIQIQDQFIHTQFFALVDKLGRVRGMVYDGLNNEEVDKMITDIKGLLKEKVTTKRFMNGFSNTPN from the coding sequence ATGAGTAAGAAGTGGCTGATATACGTGACCTTTTTCGTTTTGTTGCTGGGCGGCTTTTACCTGGCGTTGTTCAGGGATTACGATTTTTCAAAGTCAAACCTGGTTGTACGCAACAGCAATGTCGGTGATTTTTCCTTTGTGAACCAGGATGGTAAAACCATTTCGCAGCGGGAAACGGAGGAAAAAGTATATGTGGCTGAATATTTTTTTACCACCTGCAAAGGGATCTGTCCCAAGATGAATGCAAACATGCGGCGTGTGTATGATGCTTTTAAAGATGAACCGGGTTTTATGATCCTTTCCCACACCTGCATGCCGGAAACCGATTCGGTGCCGCTCCTGAAAGCGTATGAGGAAAAGATGATCAATGGTAAATTGGTAAAGAAAGAAGATGGATCGTATAAAATTGAATACGAACCGGCCGCAGGTCACCCGCAGGGCGCCGTGAGCAAAGTTCAAACCACAAACCTGAACTGGCATTTCGTTACAGGAGATAAAACAGCGCTTTACAGGATGGCGAGGCAGGCGTATGGTATCGACAATGGGAAACCCGATTCAATCCAGATACAGGACCAGTTCATACATACCCAGTTTTTTGCCCTGGTAGATAAACTGGGCCGGGTAAGAGGGATGGTTTATGACGGGTTGAATAATGAAGAAGTAGATAAAATGATAACTGATATTAAGGGCCTGCTCAAGGAAAAAGTAACGACCAAACGGTTTATGAACGGGTTCAGCAATACACCGAATTAA
- a CDS encoding MerC domain-containing protein, which translates to MNIKLNWDAMGIATSVACAIHCALLPVLMSTLPVFGINIIHNIFFEWGMIILAFAVGSYSLFHGFIKHHRSLLPVLIFTNGFIFLVLKQFLTRLEIPFLLIAVVFIISAHFYNYRLCHRSKCTSPHHKH; encoded by the coding sequence ATGAATATTAAACTGAACTGGGATGCCATGGGAATTGCCACGTCCGTTGCCTGTGCCATTCACTGTGCTTTACTGCCGGTACTGATGTCAACACTGCCTGTGTTCGGCATCAACATCATCCACAATATATTTTTTGAGTGGGGCATGATCATCCTGGCATTTGCAGTTGGCTCCTACTCGCTTTTTCATGGTTTTATCAAACACCACCGCTCCTTGTTACCGGTTTTGATCTTTACGAACGGTTTTATTTTCCTGGTACTTAAACAGTTCTTAACCCGGCTTGAAATTCCCTTTCTGCTGATCGCCGTTGTTTTTATCATCAGTGCTCATTTTTACAATTACCGTTTGTGCCACCGGAGCAAATGTACTTCCCCGCACCATAAGCACTAA
- a CDS encoding glycoside hydrolase family 25 protein, whose product MAKKKKKSLSRFIVLLLLLLMATAVLVYYVTGALRRPKFVRYPAFDIDLPASYAIHGIDVSRYQKNIDWEAVKAMRDKQVKIGFAFIKATEGLGRVDNSFRQNWFNAKEANMPRGAYHFFIPSKSGKAQAENFIATVSLAKGDLPPVLDIEATNGASVAEIQQRAKDWLMMIEKQYKVKPIIYTNIDFYENFLDGKFDEYPLWIAHYLVKDKPRIKRSWSFWQHNESGRVDGVNAYVDFNVFNGDSARFKKMLLK is encoded by the coding sequence TTGGCAAAAAAGAAAAAAAAGTCCCTTTCCCGGTTCATCGTGTTGCTGCTGTTGCTTCTGATGGCAACCGCTGTGTTGGTTTATTACGTTACCGGCGCTTTGCGCAGACCAAAATTTGTACGCTATCCTGCTTTTGATATTGACCTGCCCGCCAGTTATGCCATTCATGGTATTGACGTAAGCCGTTATCAAAAGAACATTGACTGGGAAGCCGTCAAGGCGATGCGGGACAAGCAGGTGAAGATCGGCTTTGCCTTTATAAAAGCCACCGAAGGATTGGGAAGGGTGGATAACAGTTTCCGGCAAAACTGGTTCAATGCAAAGGAAGCAAACATGCCAAGAGGGGCCTATCATTTCTTCATTCCATCCAAAAGCGGCAAGGCGCAGGCTGAGAATTTTATAGCTACGGTCTCACTTGCGAAAGGAGACCTGCCACCGGTGCTGGATATTGAGGCCACCAACGGGGCTTCGGTTGCAGAGATACAGCAACGGGCAAAGGACTGGCTGATGATGATTGAAAAACAGTACAAAGTAAAACCCATCATTTACACTAATATTGATTTTTACGAAAACTTCCTGGATGGAAAATTTGATGAGTACCCGTTGTGGATCGCTCACTACCTTGTAAAAGACAAACCCCGCATAAAGCGCAGCTGGAGTTTTTGGCAGCACAATGAGAGCGGAAGGGTGGATGGCGTGAATGCGTATGTGGACTTTAATGTATTCAACGGCGACAGTGCGAGGTTTAAAAAAATGCTGCTGAAATGA
- a CDS encoding T9SS type A sorting domain-containing protein, with protein sequence MVDNKVNDEVFLRNIGFVADTVLVDPDYWLVTRNNTTKKTADAVTGQNVVQVYPNPVADRFYVYLRNFTSPVVAIRLHNMAGQLIYNKSFSLLNGSEYLEIPSAYLAAGQYIFTVVAGKKVVFVKKLVK encoded by the coding sequence GTGGTAGACAACAAGGTGAATGATGAAGTGTTCCTGAGAAACATAGGCTTTGTTGCCGATACGGTCCTGGTCGATCCCGATTATTGGCTTGTTACCCGGAACAATACAACAAAAAAGACAGCGGATGCGGTAACCGGGCAGAATGTAGTGCAGGTATATCCGAACCCGGTAGCGGACCGGTTTTATGTTTACCTGCGCAATTTTACAAGTCCCGTTGTCGCCATCCGGTTGCATAACATGGCCGGGCAGTTGATATACAATAAGTCCTTTTCACTGCTGAACGGATCGGAGTATCTTGAAATACCATCGGCCTATTTAGCTGCGGGCCAGTATATTTTTACTGTGGTGGCCGGCAAGAAGGTTGTATTTGTGAAAAAACTGGTGAAGTAA
- a CDS encoding M1 family metallopeptidase codes for MRIFSIVFLLAGFNVQAQVQENNYNPAAEISVQEKKHYEGLNIINGTLASANFDVKYYRCEWEVDPAVYYITGKVTVYYVITSAASSISFDLMNSLNVDSVRQRNTLLSRSHAGNLLQVNFPAPVNAGTLDSVSIYYKGPPANTGFGSFVQTTHGAVPVIWTLSEPYGSRDWWPCKNGLDDKADSIDIIITNPAAFKAASNGLLQGETLIAGGTKKVAYWKHRYPIASYLVCFAVTNYAVFINSVQLGAVNLPMQTYCYPESLASFQNGTQNVLDAIKYFHGIFGDYPFIKEKYGHVQFGWGGGMEHQTASFLVSINESLSAHELGHQWFGDKITCASWEDIWLNEGFATHLAAMYMENKYPANTIANRRSVVNNITSATGGSVKVDDTSNVGRIFSGRLSYNKGSYLLYMLRWKLGDEVFFRAIRKYQSDPAVIYGFAKTTDLQRNLEAESGLDLSKFFKDWFEGQGYPSYKVEWSQIGSSYVKVRMSQTTSHTSVSFLTCRLP; via the coding sequence ATGCGTATATTTTCTATCGTGTTTTTACTGGCTGGTTTTAATGTACAGGCCCAGGTGCAGGAAAATAATTACAATCCGGCAGCTGAAATATCCGTACAGGAAAAGAAACATTATGAAGGACTGAATATTATCAACGGAACGCTTGCCTCGGCTAATTTTGATGTGAAGTATTACCGTTGTGAGTGGGAAGTGGACCCGGCCGTTTATTATATCACCGGGAAAGTAACGGTATATTATGTGATCACTTCTGCGGCCAGTTCCATTTCATTCGACCTGATGAACAGTTTGAACGTGGATAGTGTCAGGCAACGGAATACCCTTCTTTCCAGGTCACATGCCGGCAACCTGCTCCAGGTAAATTTCCCGGCACCGGTAAATGCCGGAACGCTTGATTCGGTAAGTATTTATTATAAGGGCCCGCCGGCCAATACCGGTTTCGGTTCTTTTGTGCAAACCACGCATGGAGCAGTTCCTGTGATATGGACCCTGAGTGAGCCCTACGGCAGCCGTGACTGGTGGCCCTGCAAGAACGGGCTGGACGATAAGGCCGATTCAATAGACATCATCATTACAAACCCAGCGGCATTTAAGGCAGCGTCCAATGGATTGCTGCAGGGCGAAACATTGATCGCCGGCGGAACAAAAAAAGTGGCTTACTGGAAGCACCGGTATCCCATTGCTTCGTACCTGGTTTGTTTTGCAGTTACCAATTATGCCGTGTTCATTAATTCCGTTCAGTTGGGTGCGGTTAACCTGCCCATGCAAACCTATTGCTACCCCGAAAGCCTTGCCTCTTTTCAGAATGGTACACAAAATGTACTGGATGCGATCAAATATTTCCACGGCATATTCGGCGATTATCCTTTCATCAAAGAGAAATACGGCCATGTGCAGTTTGGCTGGGGAGGCGGGATGGAGCACCAAACGGCCAGTTTTTTGGTTTCTATAAACGAAAGCCTGTCTGCTCACGAACTCGGACACCAATGGTTCGGGGATAAGATCACCTGCGCCTCCTGGGAAGATATCTGGCTCAACGAAGGTTTTGCAACGCACCTTGCTGCCATGTACATGGAAAATAAGTACCCGGCCAATACCATTGCCAACCGGCGGTCGGTGGTTAACAATATCACATCGGCAACCGGCGGTTCTGTTAAAGTAGATGACACAAGCAATGTAGGACGGATATTCAGCGGAAGGCTGAGTTATAATAAAGGATCCTACCTGCTGTATATGCTGCGCTGGAAACTGGGTGATGAAGTTTTTTTCCGTGCCATACGCAAGTACCAGAGTGATCCTGCTGTGATCTATGGTTTTGCAAAAACAACCGACCTGCAACGGAACCTGGAAGCAGAAAGCGGGCTGGACCTCAGCAAATTTTTCAAAGACTGGTTTGAAGGGCAGGGTTACCCTTCCTATAAAGTGGAATGGTCGCAAATAGGAAGCAGCTATGTAAAGGTCAGGATGAGCCAGACGACTTCACATACTTCGGTAAGTTTTTTGACCTGCCGGTTGCCCTGA
- a CDS encoding lytic transglycosylase domain-containing protein: MILFFALCTGFIARANHVYDTSRKLLLASVDKNEKAGYINIGSNVVFPDVLTGNEAESLGYIEKFSENRRAYVIRTYNRGKKYFPKVSAILKKYDLPDELKMLIALESAFNANAVSKAGAVGYWQFMDEVAREYGLKYVPKHRIVTKKVTVKGKKQLKKVIVKRQPAGRDDRKNFNKSTHAAARYLKDRSRNLDNNLLLMVASYNCGVGNVWEAIKKTGKADPDFWDIKDHLPAETRAYVMNFITLNVLFHNYDKFTGNNLNFTPARIRIDNMETHMTEALDEASNEK, from the coding sequence TTGATACTTTTTTTTGCGCTGTGTACCGGGTTCATCGCCCGTGCCAATCATGTGTACGACACTTCCAGAAAGCTATTGCTGGCCTCGGTTGATAAAAATGAAAAAGCCGGTTATATTAACATCGGATCGAATGTGGTGTTTCCCGATGTGCTGACCGGTAATGAAGCAGAATCCCTCGGTTACATTGAAAAATTCTCTGAGAACAGAAGGGCTTATGTCATCCGTACTTACAACCGCGGAAAAAAATATTTTCCCAAAGTAAGTGCCATCCTGAAGAAATACGACCTGCCCGATGAACTGAAAATGCTCATAGCCCTCGAAAGCGCCTTTAATGCCAATGCTGTCTCAAAAGCCGGCGCTGTAGGTTACTGGCAGTTCATGGATGAAGTGGCAAGGGAATATGGCCTGAAATACGTTCCCAAACACAGGATCGTTACAAAGAAAGTGACCGTAAAAGGAAAGAAGCAGCTGAAAAAGGTGATTGTAAAAAGGCAGCCTGCCGGAAGAGATGACCGGAAGAATTTCAACAAATCAACCCACGCTGCTGCCCGCTACCTGAAAGACCGAAGCCGCAACCTAGATAATAACCTGCTTTTGATGGTGGCCAGTTACAATTGTGGTGTAGGCAATGTATGGGAAGCCATAAAAAAAACCGGGAAGGCTGATCCCGATTTCTGGGATATAAAAGATCACCTGCCTGCCGAAACAAGGGCATATGTGATGAACTTCATTACATTGAACGTGCTTTTTCACAACTACGATAAATTCACCGGGAACAACCTCAATTTCACCCCGGCCAGGATCAGGATCGACAACATGGAAACCCATATGACGGAAGCGCTTGATGAAGCAAGCAATGAAAAATGA
- a CDS encoding AI-2E family transporter — translation MPSTFNNRLRQIILLLVIILLAILLLNQLFIFLPGFLGAITLYILLRDSFYYLTIKKRWKKTGTAVLFILGSLVVIALPLYFSIRLISSELSVILNNPTELIADAKIVGQKIFDVTGIQLMNEQNILTFQKQAAAIIPSLLNSSAAILSNFAVMFFLMYFLLANGREVERFLDRFIPLKEENIDMLSQETKNMIRANAIGIPVLAIIQGIIATIGYWIFGVKDFGLWGFLTGVFSMVPIVGSAVIWAPLTAYLFAIDKTGHAVGLLIYAVVLISNIDYVIRLTLLRKFMDVHPLITVFGVIVGLGLFGFWGVIFGPLLISYFIILIRIYMNEFGKPANAS, via the coding sequence ATGCCATCAACATTCAATAACCGCCTCCGGCAGATAATTTTACTCCTTGTCATTATCCTGCTTGCCATTTTGCTGCTGAACCAGCTTTTTATTTTTTTACCGGGTTTTTTGGGCGCCATTACCCTGTACATCCTGCTGCGGGATAGTTTTTATTACCTGACCATCAAAAAACGGTGGAAAAAAACCGGTACAGCGGTCCTGTTCATCCTGGGCAGCCTGGTGGTGATCGCCCTGCCGCTTTATTTTTCCATCCGGCTCATCTCTTCTGAACTGTCGGTCATTTTAAATAACCCCACCGAGTTGATAGCCGATGCAAAGATCGTGGGACAAAAGATATTTGATGTCACCGGTATCCAGTTAATGAACGAACAGAATATTTTAACATTTCAGAAACAGGCAGCGGCCATTATTCCTTCTTTACTTAACAGTTCTGCCGCTATTCTCAGTAATTTTGCCGTTATGTTTTTCCTGATGTATTTCCTGCTGGCGAACGGAAGGGAAGTTGAGCGGTTTCTTGACCGCTTTATCCCCCTGAAAGAAGAGAATATTGATATGCTGAGCCAGGAAACAAAGAACATGATCCGGGCAAATGCCATCGGGATACCCGTGCTGGCTATCATACAAGGTATTATTGCCACCATCGGTTACTGGATATTCGGGGTAAAGGATTTTGGCCTGTGGGGATTTCTGACCGGTGTTTTTTCCATGGTTCCCATCGTGGGCAGCGCTGTTATCTGGGCGCCATTGACCGCTTATTTATTTGCCATTGATAAAACAGGTCATGCCGTCGGCCTGCTCATCTATGCCGTGGTGCTTATCTCCAATATTGATTACGTGATAAGACTTACCCTGCTGAGGAAGTTCATGGATGTGCATCCGCTGATCACCGTGTTTGGAGTGATCGTTGGCCTGGGCCTGTTCGGTTTTTGGGGCGTGATCTTCGGGCCGCTGCTTATCAGCTATTTTATTATTTTGATCAGGATATACATGAATGAATTTGGCAAACCGGCCAACGCTTCTTAG
- a CDS encoding MarR family transcriptional regulator, which translates to MGIEKDISQQSFRNDHQKGIINLIYTYNWVNEKMKAFFEKEGITGQQFNILRILRGAGAPISTLQIRERMLDKMSDTSRIVDRLVLKGLAQKNICKNDKRLVDVSITAKGKKLLGKIDGHEKEMDSIFGNLSEAEAGQLNKLLDKIRQ; encoded by the coding sequence ATGGGCATCGAAAAAGACATCAGCCAGCAATCGTTCCGGAACGATCATCAAAAAGGGATCATCAATCTCATCTACACCTACAACTGGGTGAATGAAAAGATGAAAGCCTTTTTTGAAAAAGAGGGGATCACCGGTCAGCAGTTCAATATCCTCCGCATACTGAGAGGTGCCGGGGCCCCGATCTCCACCCTGCAGATCAGGGAACGCATGCTGGATAAAATGAGCGATACCAGCCGTATTGTTGACCGGCTTGTACTGAAGGGACTTGCACAGAAAAATATATGCAAGAATGACAAGCGCCTGGTGGATGTAAGCATTACCGCAAAAGGAAAAAAACTTTTGGGAAAAATAGACGGACACGAAAAAGAGATGGATTCCATATTCGGCAACCTCTCCGAAGCCGAAGCCGGCCAGCTGAATAAACTTTTGGATAAGATCCGTCAATAA
- a CDS encoding family 10 glycosylhydrolase yields the protein MKSFFPLLLVACCLVPVAAAAQAKPEFRGVWVATVDNIDWPSKGNYNSDSQKVEFIKLLDMHQRNGMNAMIVQIRPVTDAFYPSQYEPWSEFLTGRQGQPPMPYYDPLEFMISETHKRGMEFHAWMNPYRAVFNINTSSIAANHITRIHPEWFLTYGDKRYFDPGSKEVQQYVTNVVKDVVNRYAVDAIHFDDYFYPYRIAGKEFPDNANFLRYGNGMIKDDWRRSNVDSIIWMLSTAIKKENPKCQFGISPFGVWRNEDKDPVNGSKTNGAQTNYDDLYADILLWLRNGWIDYVAPQLYWEFGHRIAPYEILLDWWSKHTYGRNCYIGLGIYRANSNSAWKDITQLPRQIEALRSTPNIQGMIFFSSRSFNNNPNGWSDRLRLDYFKEPAKTPEMNWINSSR from the coding sequence ATGAAATCTTTCTTTCCTCTTTTACTTGTTGCTTGTTGCTTAGTGCCTGTTGCTGCTGCTGCCCAGGCAAAGCCGGAGTTCCGCGGTGTGTGGGTGGCTACGGTTGATAATATCGACTGGCCGTCAAAAGGCAATTATAATTCCGATTCGCAAAAAGTGGAATTCATAAAATTGCTGGACATGCACCAGCGCAATGGCATGAATGCGATGATCGTTCAGATCAGGCCTGTTACGGATGCCTTTTATCCGTCGCAGTATGAACCCTGGAGTGAATTCCTTACCGGCAGGCAGGGACAACCGCCGATGCCGTATTACGATCCGCTGGAATTCATGATCTCCGAAACCCACAAACGGGGAATGGAATTTCACGCATGGATGAATCCTTACCGGGCCGTTTTCAATATCAACACCTCTTCCATTGCTGCAAACCACATTACCCGGATCCATCCCGAATGGTTCCTTACCTATGGTGACAAAAGATATTTTGACCCGGGAAGTAAGGAAGTGCAGCAGTATGTGACCAATGTGGTAAAAGATGTGGTGAACCGCTATGCCGTGGATGCCATTCATTTTGATGACTATTTTTACCCGTACCGCATAGCGGGAAAAGAATTTCCGGACAATGCGAATTTCCTTCGTTATGGCAACGGCATGATAAAAGACGACTGGAGAAGAAGCAATGTGGATTCAATAATATGGATGCTCAGTACTGCCATAAAAAAAGAAAATCCCAAATGCCAGTTCGGGATCAGTCCCTTTGGCGTATGGCGTAACGAAGACAAGGATCCCGTTAACGGCAGCAAAACTAATGGCGCCCAAACCAATTACGACGACCTGTATGCCGACATATTATTGTGGCTCCGGAATGGATGGATAGATTATGTAGCGCCCCAGCTCTATTGGGAATTCGGGCATAGGATCGCCCCTTATGAAATTCTGCTCGACTGGTGGAGCAAACATACCTACGGCAGGAACTGCTATATCGGCCTGGGTATATACCGGGCCAACAGCAACAGCGCCTGGAAAGACATTACCCAACTGCCCCGGCAGATAGAAGCCTTGCGCAGCACTCCCAACATACAGGGTATGATCTTCTTCAGCAGCAGATCGTTCAATAATAATCCCAATGGCTGGAGCGATCGTTTGCGCCTGGATTATTTTAAAGAGCCGGCAAAGACCCCGGAAATGAACTGGATAAACAGCAGCAGGTGA
- a CDS encoding DegT/DnrJ/EryC1/StrS family aminotransferase: MPGYETWSDAERKEVNDVLETGILMRYGFDGPRKGIWKAKELEEAICQTFGCKHAQLVSSGTAALTTAMSALGIGYGDEVILPSFTFVASFEAVLSVGAVPVFADVDDCLTLNPDAVRNAITSKTKCVMPVHMCGSMADMDALQSICREHKLLLLEDACQSIGGSYKGKKLGTIGDAGTFSFDFVKTITCAEGGVVMTNREDVYIHSDGYTDHGHDHKGVDRGADLHPFIGYNFRISELHAAVGLAQIKKLDDFLATQKKNHAALKDMLSTVPEISFRRIPDPAGDSCTFLSWFLPTEEITRAVVAEMKAQNILAGNFYWYDNNWHYIRKWDHLKNSVTLNTLHPELKAAVMHHASKDFSASDAVMGRCVSTAIGLLWTEEQLKTKGEQMVNVIRKVLSQQKTFA, from the coding sequence ATGCCCGGTTACGAAACATGGAGCGACGCAGAACGCAAAGAAGTAAATGACGTGCTGGAAACAGGCATCCTCATGCGTTATGGTTTTGATGGCCCCCGCAAAGGAATATGGAAGGCCAAAGAGCTGGAAGAAGCCATTTGCCAGACCTTTGGCTGCAAACATGCACAACTGGTAAGCAGCGGAACCGCCGCACTGACAACCGCCATGAGTGCATTGGGCATTGGGTATGGCGACGAAGTGATATTGCCCTCGTTTACATTTGTGGCCAGTTTTGAAGCGGTGTTAAGTGTGGGTGCTGTTCCTGTTTTTGCAGATGTGGATGACTGTTTAACGCTTAACCCGGATGCGGTGCGTAATGCCATTACATCAAAGACAAAATGCGTAATGCCCGTGCACATGTGCGGCAGCATGGCGGATATGGATGCATTACAATCGATCTGCAGGGAGCATAAGCTGCTCTTGCTGGAAGATGCCTGCCAGAGCATTGGTGGCTCCTATAAAGGAAAAAAGCTGGGTACCATCGGCGATGCCGGCACCTTTAGTTTTGATTTCGTAAAAACCATCACCTGTGCCGAAGGGGGTGTGGTAATGACCAACCGGGAAGATGTTTATATCCACAGCGATGGGTACACCGATCATGGCCACGACCACAAAGGCGTTGACCGTGGCGCAGACCTTCATCCTTTCATCGGCTATAATTTCCGCATCAGTGAATTGCATGCTGCTGTAGGCCTGGCACAGATAAAGAAGCTGGATGATTTCCTGGCCACCCAGAAAAAAAATCATGCCGCATTAAAAGATATGCTTTCAACGGTACCGGAAATTTCATTCCGCCGGATACCGGATCCAGCCGGCGACAGCTGCACTTTCTTAAGCTGGTTCCTTCCAACCGAAGAAATAACAAGGGCGGTGGTGGCTGAAATGAAGGCACAGAATATTTTAGCCGGTAATTTTTACTGGTACGATAACAACTGGCATTATATCCGCAAATGGGATCACCTCAAAAATTCTGTTACACTAAACACCCTGCATCCTGAGCTTAAAGCAGCTGTCATGCATCATGCCAGCAAAGATTTCAGCGCCAGCGATGCCGTCATGGGCCGCTGTGTTTCTACTGCCATCGGTCTGTTATGGACAGAAGAGCAATTGAAAACAAAAGGCGAACAAATGGTGAATGTGATCAGGAAAGTATTAAGCCAGCAAAAGACCTTTGCCTAA